The Sander lucioperca isolate FBNREF2018 chromosome 4, SLUC_FBN_1.2, whole genome shotgun sequence DNA segment GAGAATCAAACCGCCAACCAACCATGAATTTAGCGAATGACCCGCTCAACCTGCCGAGCCACAGATCCCCGATCAGTCCCAGTAGCCCGCCACCACAAAACACAGCATTGATTAAGTTAACATTTGACTCCATCTCCCAGTATCTCCCACATGACACAAACTCACCAGGCGCAACAATGCCAGATTTAAGTTCTGCAACAAAATTGGACACGATTGCCTTCATTATAATTTCATAACACATCTCTGAATGTAAAGCCTCCCACTCAGAATGTACCTGCACAGTTACCTGGTTTAAGTTTCAGCAGTCTGGCATCAACCGGCTGTTTCAGGAGGTCTGTCAGATGCTCCTTCAGGGCAGCAGAGAAGGCCTGTGTTGCCGTCACCTTCTTGGAGTCCAGGTTGATTCGAGGGGCGTGAGGTTCAAAGGTGACGGCCGGGGGCAGGTTAAACGAAGCCTGCGAGTAGAAGAACACAATGTTGTTTCCTTGATGGAAAAACAGTCGAGATAAAGCTATACTATTTTATATCGTCGATCAAATACGAGGCAATACTGTAACTGAAACATCACTGGAATGATGCCAGAATGAAGTTGTCAGATTGCAGTGTGACGGTTGAAACGTAGCAGCAACAACATCTGGCCTATTCCCAGGTTTCTTCACAATCATTCTGTCTCCCGTACATATGAATTGTGCGGTCACGTGTGATCTTAAATTCAGAGAATTAATCAGGTCAATCCTCAAAAGTTTTAACTAGAatgtagggctgaaacgattcctcgagtaaactcgaataatttgattactgaaaatcctcgatgcaaaaatgatttgcctcgaagcttcgtttagTTAATGTTTCCAGCGTTGTATCGCTCACgatgtttccgcacggaggattattactgtcgcacaccgggCTGACAACACATGCCGTGAAGactgattacaaaatgaagaaagagcgtaaggggctaagagaagagacaggctggagaaaacgaccaaaagtgtccaaagtttggaatcagttcaaacgtagTTAAActaaaactctgtacagtgtgtctactgcaaaacgaactagcttaccacaataatagcacgacgtcaatgcttcagcatctcaacagaaaacatagagtctaacttaatcatccattccatGAAGCGGACCCGACCAAAGTAAATCACAAAGtcgtatggacgatgaaactacaccaaacacaacaactaccaaaatCAAAGACGAGACaatacgtagtggtgaccacaattcggaaaaacagctgattgttgcgcaccactttctctcactctctctctcttcacggagaaagagctaatcaacgatctactagcacaagtgtaacagagctgtatgacattgtaatcaaatatataaatgaaaataggttgagtataactaatatttacatagaggcctatatacagatcagtctcaggttgaaacttgtagttctgaatgttaagttgcacaacttaaggtaatgtttatgtatgtttaaaagcaatgtaatatggcacttaaatgcacttttATTGCttacaattattttatttatattgtaagcaatgtaggcaataaaaatTTAGCTTTTaccgaaaattaaaccaaactattgtatattattgctcttcaataaaacttatccgattaatcgatggaataatcggtagaatactcaattactaaaataatcgacagCTGCAGCCCTACTAGAATGATCCTGGTCGGACATCGTTAAATATTAAGGcggctcgattatggaaaaaaaaaacattttggtcaatatttaaatcacgattatttaacattaTTACTCACTGACTTttagaaagatgttgcatttattgaacttgcAGGAACACTTTAACTGTggaattttttttcattcaaaacAGAAGACAAGAGTTTACtagcaaaatgtaatgtgcaaaataaatgtttttctcgattacattgtttttgtgatcgttggAAGCCAAAATCAAAAACTcgatcaaaatttgattaattgcacagccctattaaatatataaaattataCTAACATGTTAAACTGAAAGCATGCTCTGCATCTTTGAACAACTGCAGGACAGGTTCACATTTTCTCAAATAGCCTACATCTTAACCCTTTGCTTAGTTTTCACTCCCTATCATTTACAGGCTTTTGGCAGAGTCACTACATGTCTGTGCCAGGCATGCcatatattgttattttttgcAATTAATTGGACTACTCAGAAATGCCATCAATTTGCAAGAGAGTTACTTCAGTTTGGGATAATCATGTTTTGAGTTTTGGAAATACAGTTCCCATGCAAGCATGTATTATGTATAATGTCATATTAAGACCAATTGATTTACCTAAGTCAGACTCAAATTAGTCGGCTGAACTTTGGAATGAGGGATGTGGATTTTGTCCCCAATCACTTTAGAAAGGGATCACTTCACAGCCAGTATGAACAGAAGGAAGGACCCTCCAATAACCCTTTTGCTGTACATATGAGCATGTGAGTGTTGGAGTTGAAAAAGTATGAACCCATCAATGTTCATTTAATTCTCAGAAAGTTTCAGTTCCATGTCAAGGcattgcacgtgtgtgtgtgtactatacTATACAGATGCTGTTCGGAATGATATTCACAGTTGTCTCACCTGTAGGAAGGCCAGAGTTTGGGACTGACTCAGCAGACTGTGGATATCTTCTCTAGCTTTGCTCAAAGTGTCAACGTTGTCGGTGAACTTCTTCGCGAGACCCTTGAGTTTGGTCTGACCACCCTCCAGCTCGCGGTCCACTGCGATTAGAGCCTCACGCTCCTCTCGAGCCAACATATCGCGCATCTGCTGATACTCAGCTGTCAAAGCAGCCTTCCTGTTGGTCGCTGAGTCCTGGGGAGAGGATCCATAAATAGATCAGAAGGTAACAAGACAGGTAAATACAGGGCAAGCttagacaaaataacataaatacaaaaactCAAGTGCTATGGATTGCAAATGAACAGGAATCacagaataaatacatttattttttttcaagtttcttCTTTCAAGGCACAATGTTTTAAATGAATACTATGAATTATGATTAACAATAGAGCAAATGACGAGGGTTACCTTTAGCTTGTCCTGCATGTCACCCATTAGAGATAAAACATTCTCATTCTTCGTAATCTTCGCGTCCAGCAAACTTAACTTGCCCCTCAGGTCGGACTACAAACAGAGAAACATGATACATTCAGTTAAttcagacagacacgcacacaggtGTTTTTCACAAGTGCTCACAACAatgtatcctgctctgcctgtAAAAGGTTGTCATTGGAACTAGTTTCTACCACAGAAATAGTCCCTATGGAAACTCCTGACAGCATGTTCTGTGCTTCTGCAGACAGGTGCACTGTATCTGGAAGACAAGTGTGCATTTAATTTATGAAATTTTCatatttttcacacacacacacacacacacacacacacacacacacacacacacacacaaacagtgcgTGGTagtatctttgtggggaccagtcattgacataatgcattccctagccccttaccctaaccttaaccatcacaataaGGGTTAAGGTAAGGCTAAATGCCTTACCTTAACCCTTATTGTGATggttaccctaaccataacctaataaCCTAATGCTATCCCTAAtcttaaaaccaagtcttaaccctcaaacagccctttaaatttgtggggtccagcattttggccccacaaagctgtccagaccccacaagtGTACTGTAtgcccggtttttggaccctacgaatatagttaaacacacacacacacacacacacacacacacacacacacactttacctcTTTCAGGTTCCTCTGCTCCTCTGGAGAAATGAAGGAGCATCCTTTGTGGACCTGCTGGAGGCAGAGGCTGCAGATTGGGCGGCCATGTTGGCTGCAGAAGAGCTCCATCAGCTTGTGGTGGTCCGGGCAGATACGCTCCGACAGGTCGCCGACAGGCTCAATCAGTTGGTGGAGACGAAAGACTGGGTTTTCCCGGTGAGGCCGCAGGTGCTCCTCGCAGAAAGAAGCCATGCAGGTGAGGCAGGTCTGGGACGCTTCTGCTTCCATACATGCATCACAACGTATGGAATTCTGTTTCGCGGCTTCATTGCTCTCCTCTGACGTTTCTTTCAGGCCGGCCTCGCTCTTGCTCGACCTCAAGTTGAAAGTCTCCACAACGGTGCTGAGGACCGTGTTTTTCTTCAGCTCCGGTTTGGTGGCGAAGTGGGTCCGACACTGAGGACAGCTGTACGAGTCCTTCCAGGTGGCGAGCAGGCAGTCCTGGCAGAAGTTGTGTCCGCAGGGGATGGTCACCGGACAGTCAAAGGGACTCAGACAGATGCTGCAGGTCAGTTCATCCTCCAGACTCATCAGAGAAAACTGACTGTCGGCCATCTCGGCCATGATGAAACGTCAGATGAGGCTGCGAGGGAGAAACGAAACTTAACTCGTCGAGTGTATGAAAACGAAACCGAGAAAGACACTCACATACTCGCTTAAATTCATTTTCCAAAGCAACATTTATTCTCAATGTCGTTTCCTCTAGTTTGTGCGTAGTTTGTTAGCAAAATTGCTGTGCGGATGGTAAAACCATCAGTGTAAAATcttaaaatgttactcaagaCGATGTTTGAACATTCAGCGCTACGCCGAGTTCGACATTAGCTATATGTttacattgacattttttttaaatcacatgaACAAGCCACTCGAAACGAAATATCCCCCACAATACCTTAAATCCTCGGGTGTGTAAATGTAGTTCAACTTCTCACTCACTCCAACTCGACGTTCAGCTTACAGTCTGTATTTCTGGTTGTCCCAGTGGTGTTGAGCGCAGCTGCTCTGACGTCAGTCAGTGTGGGAGTggtcaaagcccgtctacggaaagccgttccactccctattaagcaagtaagccccattgtacctgtcggtacacgatccgttctgcctgcacgatccgttctgcacatgcgcaagatgatactgttttacgtatccatacgacctgcacgatctgttccacgctagcctatggctagcctccaccgggaagctaacgttagtttagcttacagctaattcggctaaccgctagctgacagctagattcagtctaaaataacgttaactcaaacgtaatgggaaaagcaggctacagctaaattaagacttcacagtaataacaataaagacaagtattgagtgattgtattttaaatgagcacaagtaaagtagaactgacgtaacagctgttatatatgtcaacgtttattttcaagttttattttgagggtcttttaaagttattacatgctgtctcagctagcagttagccgaattagctgttagctaaactaacgttagcttggctgtcgaccggaagcgtggaacagatcgtgcagtgtcgtaaatcctcgtacaaccgcgcatgcgcgaacattttgcgcatgtgcagaacggatcgtgcaggcagaacggatcgtgtaccgacagtacctactttggttgcagttccaccagagttccactgggggtgatcacggtccagtgcaaaatgaatgggaccctatggagctagacggctaaatttgtctctttcgcctgattgtcgttgagaaatctcagatttgattgtagtttttgcaagttcaacatggattataggtcaaaagttgaatgaacgagtacttatgccctttcgatttgttacaggttgagtcgttgttgcccataacacgctagcattctgctaatgaatgctgattggtcagtgaaggactgattacgatcggagatcccgcttgacggcatccgaagcagaaccagaatgccagagtgaatatttcggcgtggtctttaaaacattagcaaacctctttctagcacgtgtattgacagggagagtctaacctgtcagctgtgttgtcgatgcctcgagagaaaaaaggaagcgactcagagcttgccgtaaagcagaatctctggccgtatatgtgtatgacgtcattgacattttaaaaggctttttagaacaaaaaagccactttaaaaaaagctaacacccagcagtgtgtattttcttagcctcccctttcaaatgcaacattcaaattactagacaaaaaattatattctgagaaaagtggattttgaggggtatagctccatagagtcccattcattctgcactggcctgtgagcgccccctatatggaactctggtggaagtgcaaccagttcagaagccggaagtaacgagagagtggaacgtcttcccatattagaaattctttggagTAGTTCAGTCAGTTCAGTCAGGTGACAGGTCAGTAGAGCAGCCGCGACGGGGTGTCAGCATAGACTGTGTCGGTACTGTCGGTagacgatccgttctgcctgcacgatccgttctgcgcatgcgcaagataatactgttttaccgaggatacgacctgcacgatctgttccacgctagcctatggctagcctccaccgggaagctaacgttagtttagctaacagctaattcggctaactgctagctgacagctagattcagtctaaaataacgttaactcaaacgtaatgggaaaagcaggctacagctaaattaagacttcacagtaataacaataaagacaagtattgagtgattgtattttaaatgagcacaagtaaagtagaactgacgtaacagctgttat contains these protein-coding regions:
- the LOC116039606 gene encoding E3 ubiquitin/ISG15 ligase TRIM25-like isoform X3 — its product is MAEMADSQFSLMSLEDELTCSICLSPFDCPVTIPCGHNFCQDCLLATWKDSYSCPQCRTHFATKPELKKNTVLSTVVETFNLRSSKSEAGLKETSEESNEAAKQNSIRCDACMEAEASQTCLTCMASFCEEHLRPHRENPVFRLHQLIEPVGDLSERICPDHHKLMELFCSQHGRPICSLCLQQVHKGCSFISPEEQRNLKESDLRGKLSLLDAKITKNENVLSLMGDMQDKLKDSATNRKAALTAEYQQMRDMLAREEREALIAVDRELEGGQTKLKGLAKKFTDNVDTLSKAREDIHSLLSQSQTLAFLQASFNLPPAVTFEPHAPRINLDSKKVTATQAFSAALKEHLTDLLKQPVDARLLKLKPDEKADPGSAPASSGSTGSQPKSEEPKPQKQKKAPRSHSPGRPPVQPLFQPVPGPGFVGPHGNFYRPQHPPGPFRGSQFMAGQRPGAYRGFPPFNPSQETELMWTDQGFQPKASTKKKPQKQKPPQAKEDNMGKKDQARSMENLLEFGGNDEPRGCSPTAESKKQPETSDIPPNITSAEKRTELLKYGTILTLDPKTAHKRIALSEGFTKASVSDEHANYPDCPERFAVCSQVLASKGFSRGRHYWEVRLSSSNFIGVGLAYSSIDRKGPTSRLGRNAQSWCVEWFNVKLSAWYNSSETVLVNPNPKRIGVLLDCDEGTATFYNVADRAYPFHSFVFPFAEAVYPAFWIFSSGSSISLCKLQA
- the LOC116039606 gene encoding E3 ubiquitin/ISG15 ligase TRIM25-like isoform X2, which translates into the protein MAEMADSQFSLMSLEDELTCSICLSPFDCPVTIPCGHNFCQDCLLATWKDSYSCPQCRTHFATKPELKKNTVLSTVVETFNLRSSKSEAGLKETSEESNEAAKQNSIRCDACMEAEASQTCLTCMASFCEEHLRPHRENPVFRLHQLIEPVGDLSERICPDHHKLMELFCSQHGRPICSLCLQQVHKGCSFISPEEQRNLKESDLRGKLSLLDAKITKNENVLSLMGDMQDKLKDSATNRKAALTAEYQQMRDMLAREEREALIAVDRELEGGQTKLKGLAKKFTDNVDTLSKAREDIHSLLSQSQTLAFLQASFNLPPAVTFEPHAPRINLDSKKVTATQAFSAALKEHLTDLLKQPVDARLLKLKPELKSGIVAPDEKADPGSAPASSGSTGSQPKSEPKPQKQKKAPRSHSPGRPPVQPLFQPVPGPGFVGPHGNFYRPQHPPGPFRGSQFMAGQRPGAYRGFPPFNPSQETELMWTDQGFQPKASTKKKPQKQKPPQAKEDNMGKKDQARSMENLLEFGGNDEPRGCSPTAESKKQPETSDIPPNITSAEKRTELLKYGTILTLDPKTAHKRIALSEGFTKASVSDEHANYPDCPERFAVCSQVLASKGFSRGRHYWEVRLSSSNFIGVGLAYSSIDRKGPTSRLGRNAQSWCVEWFNVKLSAWYNSSETVLVNPNPKRIGVLLDCDEGTATFYNVADRAYPFHSFVFPFAEAVYPAFWIFSSGSSISLCKLQA
- the LOC116039606 gene encoding E3 ubiquitin/ISG15 ligase TRIM25-like isoform X4; translated protein: MAEMADSQFSLMSLEDELTCSICLSPFDCPVTIPCGHNFCQDCLLATWKDSYSCPQCRTHFATKPELKKNTVLSTVVETFNLRSSKSEAGLKETSEESNEAAKQNSIRCDACMEAEASQTCLTCMASFCEEHLRPHRENPVFRLHQLIEPVGDLSERICPDHHKLMELFCSQHGRPICSLCLQQVHKGCSFISPEEQRNLKESDLRGKLSLLDAKITKNENVLSLMGDMQDKLKDSATNRKAALTAEYQQMRDMLAREEREALIAVDRELEGGQTKLKGLAKKFTDNVDTLSKAREDIHSLLSQSQTLAFLQASFNLPPAVTFEPHAPRINLDSKKVTATQAFSAALKEHLTDLLKQPVDARLLKLKPDEKADPGSAPASSGSTGSQPKSEPKPQKQKKAPRSHSPGRPPVQPLFQPVPGPGFVGPHGNFYRPQHPPGPFRGSQFMAGQRPGAYRGFPPFNPSQETELMWTDQGFQPKASTKKKPQKQKPPQAKEDNMGKKDQARSMENLLEFGGNDEPRGCSPTAESKKQPETSDIPPNITSAEKRTELLKYGTILTLDPKTAHKRIALSEGFTKASVSDEHANYPDCPERFAVCSQVLASKGFSRGRHYWEVRLSSSNFIGVGLAYSSIDRKGPTSRLGRNAQSWCVEWFNVKLSAWYNSSETVLVNPNPKRIGVLLDCDEGTATFYNVADRAYPFHSFVFPFAEAVYPAFWIFSSGSSISLCKLQA
- the LOC116039606 gene encoding E3 ubiquitin/ISG15 ligase TRIM25-like isoform X1, coding for MAEMADSQFSLMSLEDELTCSICLSPFDCPVTIPCGHNFCQDCLLATWKDSYSCPQCRTHFATKPELKKNTVLSTVVETFNLRSSKSEAGLKETSEESNEAAKQNSIRCDACMEAEASQTCLTCMASFCEEHLRPHRENPVFRLHQLIEPVGDLSERICPDHHKLMELFCSQHGRPICSLCLQQVHKGCSFISPEEQRNLKESDLRGKLSLLDAKITKNENVLSLMGDMQDKLKDSATNRKAALTAEYQQMRDMLAREEREALIAVDRELEGGQTKLKGLAKKFTDNVDTLSKAREDIHSLLSQSQTLAFLQASFNLPPAVTFEPHAPRINLDSKKVTATQAFSAALKEHLTDLLKQPVDARLLKLKPELKSGIVAPDEKADPGSAPASSGSTGSQPKSEEPKPQKQKKAPRSHSPGRPPVQPLFQPVPGPGFVGPHGNFYRPQHPPGPFRGSQFMAGQRPGAYRGFPPFNPSQETELMWTDQGFQPKASTKKKPQKQKPPQAKEDNMGKKDQARSMENLLEFGGNDEPRGCSPTAESKKQPETSDIPPNITSAEKRTELLKYGTILTLDPKTAHKRIALSEGFTKASVSDEHANYPDCPERFAVCSQVLASKGFSRGRHYWEVRLSSSNFIGVGLAYSSIDRKGPTSRLGRNAQSWCVEWFNVKLSAWYNSSETVLVNPNPKRIGVLLDCDEGTATFYNVADRAYPFHSFVFPFAEAVYPAFWIFSSGSSISLCKLQA